Proteins co-encoded in one Streptomyces diastaticus subsp. diastaticus genomic window:
- a CDS encoding DUF7848 domain-containing protein, protein MSSRTVYRHVTHTIRHAPEGGIAYEAFCVTVGCGAESGAHDEQEAAQDWALRHTGRTGHDLFRRVFTDHAKVTRAE, encoded by the coding sequence GTGAGCTCCCGCACCGTCTACCGGCACGTCACCCACACCATCCGCCACGCACCCGAAGGCGGCATCGCCTACGAGGCGTTCTGTGTCACTGTCGGCTGCGGAGCTGAATCCGGCGCCCATGACGAGCAGGAAGCCGCGCAGGACTGGGCACTCCGCCACACCGGACGCACCGGCCACGACCTCTTCAGACGGGTCTTCACCGACCACGCCAAGGTCACCCGAGCCGAGTAG